One window of the Allorhizobium ampelinum S4 genome contains the following:
- a CDS encoding tyrosinase family protein, which translates to MVYIRKSVWANGGDFSDPILYWYAKGVGKLRQKALADNTSWNFMAAIHGIDIDDSDSLWTKYGYYTAGETLPSQADQDLYWNQCQHGSWYFLPWHRGYIWSIEALVRAQIVALGGPADWAMPYWNYSDTTNPKARMMPPAFAQEEFEGGPNPLYIKQRYGSGTPPIIVPVEDVSLEALEWPIFTGVSSGGSPGFGGVKTGFSHDSDTFGLLEHMPHNVVHIAIGGEYNGDEALPGLMAIPDTAGLDPIFWLHHANIDRLWAQWNAASPQHKNPVDPAWLDGPQDRKFAVPNPDGTPYYYKPSDMLETTSPKLDYTYDQFVVAQAPVLAAAVATGGKAVTEPKAAELVGANADVLALAGEKTASAVRLDDASSALFAAPKTLALGLRSGDVPRDRYFLNLENIRAQQDGFVIDVYLNLPDDADHQHRLDLRAGSVGLFGVRNASKTDSSHGGRGVTQVLDITRLLSGLIHSGDIAKSGLSVHLVPRKALGDDAKVTVERISLYRQPG; encoded by the coding sequence ATGGTTTACATTCGTAAAAGTGTATGGGCGAATGGCGGCGATTTCAGCGATCCAATTCTCTATTGGTATGCCAAGGGTGTCGGCAAGCTGCGCCAAAAGGCATTGGCCGATAACACCAGCTGGAATTTCATGGCTGCGATCCACGGGATTGATATCGATGATTCCGATAGTCTCTGGACGAAATATGGATATTACACGGCTGGTGAGACCCTGCCGTCCCAAGCAGATCAGGATCTCTATTGGAACCAATGCCAGCACGGCAGCTGGTATTTTCTGCCCTGGCATCGCGGCTATATCTGGTCGATTGAAGCGCTTGTGCGGGCGCAGATCGTCGCGCTAGGAGGTCCGGCGGACTGGGCCATGCCCTATTGGAACTACAGCGATACGACCAATCCCAAGGCACGGATGATGCCACCTGCCTTCGCGCAGGAAGAGTTTGAAGGTGGTCCTAATCCGCTCTACATCAAGCAGCGCTACGGATCAGGAACGCCACCGATTATCGTGCCTGTCGAGGATGTGAGCCTGGAGGCACTGGAGTGGCCTATTTTCACGGGTGTGTCCTCAGGCGGTAGCCCAGGATTTGGTGGCGTAAAGACGGGCTTTTCCCACGATAGCGACACATTCGGCCTGTTGGAACACATGCCACACAATGTGGTCCATATTGCTATCGGCGGCGAATATAATGGCGATGAAGCCCTGCCAGGCCTAATGGCCATACCGGACACGGCGGGACTAGATCCGATCTTCTGGCTGCATCATGCCAATATCGACCGGCTTTGGGCGCAATGGAATGCCGCGTCCCCACAGCATAAGAACCCTGTCGATCCGGCCTGGTTGGACGGCCCTCAGGACCGTAAATTCGCCGTGCCGAACCCGGATGGAACGCCATATTATTACAAGCCCTCTGATATGCTGGAGACCACAAGCCCGAAACTGGATTATACCTATGACCAGTTCGTTGTCGCTCAAGCCCCTGTTCTGGCGGCGGCTGTCGCAACAGGAGGAAAAGCAGTGACGGAACCCAAAGCTGCCGAACTGGTCGGGGCGAATGCGGATGTTCTTGCTCTAGCCGGTGAAAAAACGGCATCGGCGGTTCGTCTCGACGATGCCTCGTCGGCGCTTTTCGCTGCACCGAAGACGTTGGCTTTGGGGTTGCGCAGTGGCGATGTCCCGCGTGACAGGTATTTCCTCAATCTGGAAAACATTCGTGCACAACAGGATGGCTTCGTGATTGATGTCTATCTCAATCTGCCCGATGATGCCGATCATCAGCACCGTCTGGACCTTCGTGCTGGCTCTGTCGGCCTATTCGGTGTTCGCAATGCGTCGAAAACCGACAGCTCCCATGGCGGACGGGGTGTGACGCAGGTTCTTGACATCACAAGACTCCTGTCCGGCTTAATCCATAGTGGCGACATTGCCAAGAGCGGCTTGAGCGTCCATCTCGTTCCCCGGAAGGCTCTGGGAGACGATGCAAAGGTCACTGTTGAACGCATCAGCCTTTACCGTCAGCCGGGCTAA
- a CDS encoding DUF2182 domain-containing protein has translation MLTFSLLGWLAMAFTSHGSDALDLCISASGALLDRGWRAFQVQIWMMSISGVALSLIIMLTAMMSLILRDPIKHIWNRSLKRRRVRSLGMFFVSYCGLWAVWAPLLVVLGMLLRVTASLVDLPVLLLALGLVGFWQITPWKQRILNQCHWTPRLSAFGWSADRDCLRYGLREGGLCVGTCWALMVLPFAEYDYHLLFMAATSVIMVSERLRPGRPARWTIAGPAGLVYQGALKRLRRTTNTVPGCFDGCDPSRHAEKSA, from the coding sequence TTGCTTACCTTCAGCCTCCTCGGCTGGCTCGCCATGGCTTTCACAAGCCATGGCAGCGACGCGCTGGATCTTTGCATTTCGGCCTCTGGCGCTCTTCTGGACCGCGGCTGGCGCGCCTTCCAGGTGCAAATATGGATGATGTCCATATCCGGCGTTGCTTTGTCTTTGATAATTATGCTGACCGCAATGATGTCATTGATTTTGCGCGACCCGATCAAACATATCTGGAACCGTAGCCTCAAGAGGCGGCGAGTACGCTCGTTGGGCATGTTCTTTGTCAGTTATTGCGGTCTCTGGGCTGTTTGGGCACCACTGCTTGTGGTCCTCGGCATGCTGCTGCGGGTGACTGCCAGCCTTGTTGATCTACCAGTCCTGCTGCTGGCATTGGGCCTCGTTGGCTTCTGGCAAATCACACCCTGGAAACAACGTATCTTGAACCAGTGTCACTGGACGCCGCGATTGAGCGCTTTTGGCTGGTCCGCAGACCGCGATTGCCTGCGCTACGGCCTGCGCGAGGGCGGACTTTGTGTTGGTACCTGCTGGGCGCTGATGGTGTTACCATTCGCCGAGTATGACTACCATCTTCTGTTTATGGCTGCCACATCGGTAATCATGGTCTCGGAGAGGCTGCGTCCCGGACGTCCAGCTCGCTGGACTATAGCAGGACCAGCAGGCCTTGTGTATCAAGGAGCGCTTAAGCGGTTACGCCGCACAACCAACACTGTTCCAGGATGCTTTGATGGTTGCGATCCGTCACGGCACGCGGAAAAATCAGCGTAA
- a CDS encoding NUDIX domain-containing protein, with protein sequence MVPGLDFPGVGVGLAIVRDGKLLLYKRMRPPEAGFWSIVGGKVDVLEPAEQAARREAEEETGLTIGSVEFVSVSEQIIAADRQHWVSLLYKTSDISGEATLTEPDKLSDFGWFALDDLPQPLSAFTKAVLPFLR encoded by the coding sequence ATGGTTCCCGGATTAGATTTTCCGGGTGTCGGCGTTGGCCTTGCCATTGTCAGGGATGGCAAGCTCTTGCTCTATAAGCGAATGCGCCCACCCGAAGCCGGTTTTTGGAGTATTGTCGGCGGCAAGGTCGATGTGCTTGAACCTGCGGAACAAGCAGCCCGGCGTGAGGCCGAAGAAGAAACCGGCCTGACCATCGGCTCCGTGGAATTTGTCAGCGTCAGCGAACAGATCATCGCAGCCGACCGCCAGCACTGGGTCTCTCTTCTCTATAAGACCAGCGACATCTCCGGCGAAGCGACGCTGACAGAGCCTGACAAGCTTTCGGACTTCGGTTGGTTTGCGTTAGATGATCTGCCGCAACCTTTATCGGCTTTTACGAAGGCCGTACTGCCGTTTTTACGCTGA
- a CDS encoding DEAD/DEAH box helicase yields the protein MTTFADLGLSQKVLSAVTDAGYTVPTPIQAGAIPPALMRRDICGIAQTGTGKTASFVLPMLTLLEKGRARARMPRTLIMEPTRELAAQVAENFEKYGKNHKLNIALLIGGVSFDEQDRKLERGADVLICTPGRLLDHCERGKLLMTGVEILVIDEADRMLDMGFIPDIERIAKLIPFTRQTLFFSATMPPEIQKLADKFLQNPERIEVAPPSSTAKTVTQRLVACQNKDYEKRSTLRDIIRAQDDLKNAIIFCNRKKDVADLFRSLERHGFSVGALHGDMDQRSRTNMLAGFKDNQITLLVASDVAARGLDIPDVSHVFNFDVPIHAEDYVHRIGRTGRAGRSGRAFTLVTKSDAKYLDAIEKLIGEKPEWLDGDVASLPPMAEGDRDERRGRGGKNARDKSGSDRNGSDRGRGRERSRDGARDGDREHRSSHKPDTTEEQISTEAAVEVVATKVDSVKQERKTDRRPSQGNRDYRNNQAPNPANDDQRERRRQHYRDHDDGPTPVGFGDDIPAFMLIVASAKA from the coding sequence TTGACCACATTCGCTGACCTTGGCCTGAGCCAAAAAGTTCTTTCCGCTGTAACTGATGCCGGCTACACCGTGCCGACACCAATCCAGGCTGGCGCCATTCCGCCGGCCCTGATGCGCCGCGACATTTGCGGCATTGCCCAGACGGGTACAGGCAAGACGGCGTCCTTCGTACTGCCGATGCTGACATTGCTCGAAAAAGGCCGCGCACGCGCACGCATGCCGCGCACGCTGATTATGGAGCCGACGCGCGAACTTGCAGCCCAGGTGGCCGAGAATTTCGAAAAATACGGCAAGAATCACAAGCTCAACATTGCCCTGCTGATCGGCGGCGTTTCGTTCGATGAACAGGACCGCAAACTGGAGCGTGGCGCCGATGTGCTGATCTGCACGCCTGGCCGCCTGTTGGACCATTGCGAGCGCGGCAAGCTGCTGATGACCGGCGTCGAAATCCTCGTTATCGACGAAGCCGACCGCATGCTGGACATGGGCTTCATTCCCGATATCGAGCGCATCGCCAAGCTCATTCCCTTTACCCGTCAGACGCTGTTTTTCTCGGCCACCATGCCGCCGGAAATCCAGAAGCTGGCCGACAAGTTCCTGCAAAATCCGGAACGGATCGAGGTGGCTCCGCCATCTTCGACCGCTAAGACCGTGACGCAGCGGCTGGTGGCCTGCCAGAACAAGGACTATGAAAAGCGCTCCACCCTGCGTGACATTATCCGCGCCCAGGACGATCTGAAGAACGCCATCATCTTCTGTAACAGGAAGAAGGATGTGGCCGATCTGTTCCGCTCGCTGGAACGTCATGGTTTTTCGGTCGGCGCCCTGCATGGCGACATGGACCAGCGTTCGCGCACCAACATGCTGGCCGGTTTCAAGGACAATCAGATCACCCTTCTGGTCGCTTCCGACGTTGCGGCTCGTGGCCTTGATATTCCTGATGTCAGCCATGTGTTCAATTTCGACGTGCCGATTCATGCGGAAGACTATGTCCACCGCATCGGCCGTACCGGCCGTGCCGGTCGCTCCGGCCGTGCGTTCACGCTGGTGACCAAGTCCGACGCAAAATATCTCGACGCGATTGAAAAACTGATCGGTGAAAAGCCAGAATGGCTGGACGGCGACGTCGCCTCTCTGCCGCCTATGGCTGAAGGTGATCGTGATGAGCGCCGTGGCCGGGGCGGCAAGAATGCTCGTGACAAGAGCGGTAGTGACAGAAACGGTAGTGACCGGGGCCGTGGCCGGGAGCGCTCCAGAGACGGTGCGCGTGACGGTGACCGTGAACATCGCAGCAGTCACAAGCCTGACACGACAGAAGAGCAGATTAGCACCGAAGCGGCTGTAGAAGTCGTCGCAACCAAGGTGGATAGCGTGAAGCAAGAGCGCAAGACAGACAGACGGCCAAGCCAGGGCAACCGCGATTATCGCAATAATCAGGCGCCCAACCCGGCCAATGACGACCAGCGCGAACGCCGCCGCCAGCATTACCGCGACCATGATGACGGCCCGACACCGGTTGGTTTCGGCGATGATATTCCGGCTTTCATGCTGATCGTTGCCAGCGCCAAAGCCTGA
- a CDS encoding LysE family translocator: MDLHSMLTFALAFLVFAASPGPDNVTIMARTLSHGPASGLAYGLGTVTGILIYLTLAFFGLSVLAQDMGWLMELLRYGGAVYLIWMGVRLWMAKPVLPQMVPMERRGSLFPVYLTGFALNLGNPKMPLFYLALLPNFVPASFNVSALIDIIGIILAVETAVIGGHIFLSERARRVLKTPRSVALINRTTGGFLGAAGLAILASGRGN; the protein is encoded by the coding sequence ATGGACCTGCATTCAATGCTCACCTTTGCGCTGGCCTTTCTGGTGTTTGCTGCCAGTCCCGGTCCTGATAATGTGACGATCATGGCCCGCACCCTTTCCCATGGGCCAGCGTCGGGTCTTGCTTATGGCCTGGGTACGGTAACCGGCATCCTGATTTATTTGACGCTTGCATTTTTCGGCCTGTCCGTGCTGGCGCAGGATATGGGCTGGCTGATGGAGCTTTTGCGCTACGGCGGTGCGGTTTATCTCATCTGGATGGGTGTCCGCCTGTGGATGGCAAAGCCGGTCCTGCCGCAGATGGTGCCTATGGAGCGCCGTGGATCACTGTTCCCCGTGTACCTGACAGGTTTCGCGCTCAATCTCGGCAATCCGAAAATGCCGCTTTTCTATCTGGCGCTGCTGCCGAATTTCGTACCCGCATCCTTCAATGTGTCGGCGCTGATCGATATTATCGGGATCATTCTTGCGGTCGAGACCGCGGTGATCGGTGGCCATATCTTTCTGTCGGAACGGGCCAGACGCGTCCTGAAAACACCCCGTAGCGTGGCGCTGATAAACCGCACGACCGGAGGTTTTTTGGGTGCTGCCGGGCTGGCTATTCTCGCATCTGGCCGCGGAAATTGA
- a CDS encoding alpha/beta hydrolase — translation MPEVIFNGPAGRLEGRYQPSKEKSAPIAIILHPHPQFGGTMNNQIVYQLFYMFQKRGFTTLRFNFRSIGRSQGEFDHGAGELSDAASALDWVQSLHPDSKSCWVAGYSFGSWIGMQLLMRRPEIEGFISVAPQPNTYDFSFLAPCPSSGLIIHGDADKVAPEKDVQGLVDKLKTQKGILITQKTLPGANHFFNGQVETLMGECEDYLDRRLEGELVPEPAAKRLR, via the coding sequence ATGCCCGAAGTCATTTTCAACGGACCCGCAGGACGTCTAGAGGGCCGCTACCAGCCCTCCAAGGAAAAGAGCGCCCCGATTGCGATCATCCTGCATCCGCATCCGCAATTTGGCGGCACGATGAACAATCAGATCGTTTATCAGTTGTTCTACATGTTCCAGAAGCGTGGTTTTACCACCCTGCGCTTCAACTTCCGCAGCATTGGCCGTAGCCAGGGTGAATTCGACCACGGCGCCGGCGAATTGTCCGATGCGGCCTCGGCGCTGGATTGGGTGCAGAGCCTGCATCCCGATTCGAAGAGCTGTTGGGTTGCCGGCTATTCCTTCGGCTCGTGGATCGGCATGCAGCTGTTGATGCGCCGCCCGGAAATCGAAGGATTCATTTCGGTTGCGCCGCAGCCGAATACCTATGATTTCTCCTTCCTCGCCCCCTGCCCTTCGTCGGGTCTGATTATCCATGGCGACGCCGACAAGGTTGCGCCGGAAAAGGACGTTCAAGGACTGGTAGACAAGCTGAAGACTCAGAAGGGTATTCTGATCACCCAGAAGACCTTGCCCGGCGCCAACCATTTCTTCAATGGTCAGGTCGAAACGCTGATGGGCGAATGCGAGGATTATCTCGACCGCCGCCTTGAAGGCGAATTGGTGCCGGAACCGGCTGCCAAGCGGCTGCGCTGA
- a CDS encoding cysteine desulfurase family protein, whose amino-acid sequence MAERIYMDWNATAPLLNEARDAMLAALAMPGNPSSVHAEGRTARALVEKARRQVAELVGAAPANVIFTSTATEAANFVLSPRYRMGRSLLAVGRAYVSAIEHPAVRQGGRFSPDCVTEIPVTRQGVVDLDALERALADHPADQGMPLVAVMLANNETGVIQPVEAVGKLVHAKGGLLLVDAVQAVGRILVDIAALDADFLIVSAHKLGGPKGAGAVVARGEALMPEPLVRGGGQEKGHRGGTENLSAIAGFGAAADHATKDLINRNLQIAALRDALETGMRSIAPDLVIHGAGQTRIGNTSFFTLPGLKAETGQIAFDLEGVALSAGAACSSGKVGQSHVLTAMGLDAGSGGLRLSLGPATTAEDIERVISVFARIAGRRQLAGHAA is encoded by the coding sequence ATGGCTGAACGCATTTACATGGACTGGAATGCCACCGCGCCGCTTCTGAATGAAGCGCGTGATGCCATGCTGGCTGCTTTGGCCATGCCGGGCAATCCGTCCTCTGTTCATGCTGAAGGCCGGACTGCCCGCGCCCTGGTAGAAAAGGCGCGCCGCCAGGTGGCGGAACTTGTCGGAGCCGCGCCTGCCAATGTCATCTTCACCTCGACAGCAACGGAAGCGGCAAATTTTGTTCTATCGCCACGCTATAGAATGGGCCGTTCGCTGCTGGCTGTCGGACGAGCCTATGTCTCGGCCATCGAACATCCCGCCGTGCGGCAAGGCGGACGGTTTTCGCCTGACTGTGTGACCGAAATCCCGGTGACTCGGCAGGGCGTGGTCGATCTCGATGCCCTGGAACGGGCGCTGGCCGACCACCCTGCCGATCAGGGCATGCCGCTGGTCGCCGTGATGCTGGCCAACAATGAAACCGGCGTTATCCAGCCGGTCGAAGCTGTTGGGAAACTGGTTCACGCCAAGGGCGGATTGCTGCTGGTGGATGCGGTCCAGGCGGTTGGGCGTATCCTGGTGGATATTGCGGCCCTGGATGCGGATTTCCTGATTGTCTCGGCTCACAAACTTGGCGGCCCCAAAGGGGCTGGTGCCGTGGTTGCTCGCGGCGAGGCGCTGATGCCGGAGCCGCTGGTACGCGGCGGCGGCCAGGAAAAGGGCCATCGTGGCGGCACGGAGAACCTTTCTGCAATTGCGGGCTTCGGCGCTGCTGCGGACCATGCTACAAAAGACTTGATAAATCGCAATTTACAGATTGCGGCCTTGCGAGATGCTTTGGAAACAGGCATGCGCAGCATCGCGCCCGATCTGGTGATCCACGGCGCAGGTCAGACACGTATCGGCAATACGAGTTTTTTCACGCTGCCAGGACTTAAGGCGGAAACCGGGCAGATCGCCTTTGACCTGGAAGGCGTGGCACTGTCTGCCGGAGCGGCCTGTTCTTCCGGCAAGGTTGGACAGAGCCATGTTTTGACGGCGATGGGATTGGATGCCGGCAGTGGCGGCTTGCGACTGTCGCTCGGTCCCGCCACAACGGCAGAGGATATCGAGCGGGTCATCTCGGTTTTCGCCAGGATTGCCGGGCGGCGCCAGCTTGCCGGTCACGCGGCGTGA
- the sufB gene encoding Fe-S cluster assembly protein SufB has product MAAVQETIDQVRQIDVDQYKYGFETMIEVDKAPKGLSEDIVRFISAKKNEPDWMLQWRLDAYQRWLTMEEPDWARVHYPKIDFNDIYYYAAPKSTAGPTSIDDVDPELLKVYEKLGIPLREQEILAGVQTSKIAVDAVFDSVSVVTTFKAELMKAGVIFMSISEAVREYPDLVKKYLGTVVPVTDNYYATLNSAVFTDGSFVFIPKGVRCPMELSTYFRINEKNTGQFERTLIIAEEGAYVSYLEGCTAPQRDENQLHAAVVELVALDDAEIKYSTVQNWYPGDKNGKGGIYNFVTKRGDCRGARSKISWTQVETGSAITWKYPSCILRGDDSRGEFYSIAVSNGYQQVDSGTKMIHLGKNTSSRIISKGISAGFSSNTYRGQVSAHRKAENARNFTQCDSLLIGDKCGAHTVPYIEAKNSSAQFEHEATTSKISEDQLFYCLQRGIPQEAAIALIVNGFVREVIQELPMEFAVEAQKLIGISLEGSVG; this is encoded by the coding sequence ATGGCTGCCGTACAAGAAACGATCGATCAGGTCCGCCAGATCGACGTCGATCAGTACAAGTATGGTTTTGAAACCATGATCGAAGTCGACAAGGCCCCGAAGGGCTTGTCGGAAGACATCGTCCGTTTCATTTCCGCAAAGAAAAACGAACCGGACTGGATGCTGCAATGGCGTCTTGACGCTTACCAGCGTTGGCTGACGATGGAAGAGCCCGATTGGGCTCGCGTCCACTATCCGAAGATCGACTTCAACGATATCTATTACTATGCCGCGCCGAAAAGCACGGCTGGCCCGACCTCAATCGACGATGTCGATCCTGAGCTTTTGAAGGTCTATGAAAAGCTGGGCATTCCGCTGCGCGAGCAGGAAATCCTGGCAGGCGTCCAGACCTCGAAAATTGCCGTCGATGCGGTCTTCGATTCGGTCTCTGTTGTCACCACGTTCAAGGCTGAATTGATGAAAGCCGGCGTGATCTTCATGTCGATTTCGGAAGCCGTGCGCGAATATCCTGATCTGGTGAAGAAATATCTAGGCACCGTCGTGCCTGTCACCGACAATTATTACGCAACGTTGAATTCGGCAGTGTTTACCGATGGTTCATTTGTGTTCATTCCAAAGGGCGTTCGTTGCCCGATGGAATTGTCCACCTATTTCCGCATCAACGAGAAAAACACCGGCCAATTCGAACGCACGCTGATCATTGCCGAAGAAGGCGCTTACGTCTCCTATCTCGAAGGCTGCACGGCCCCGCAGCGCGATGAAAACCAGTTGCATGCCGCCGTGGTCGAGCTGGTGGCGCTGGACGATGCCGAGATTAAATATTCCACCGTCCAGAACTGGTATCCGGGTGACAAGAACGGCAAGGGCGGCATCTATAATTTCGTCACCAAGCGCGGCGATTGCCGTGGCGCGCGGTCGAAGATTTCGTGGACGCAGGTCGAGACCGGATCGGCGATCACCTGGAAATACCCGTCCTGCATTCTGCGCGGCGATGACAGCCGCGGTGAGTTCTACTCGATTGCCGTTTCCAACGGTTATCAGCAGGTCGATAGCGGCACCAAGATGATCCATCTCGGCAAGAATACGTCGAGCCGCATCATCTCCAAGGGCATTTCGGCGGGCTTTTCCAGCAATACCTATCGCGGCCAGGTTTCTGCGCATCGCAAGGCTGAAAATGCCCGTAACTTCACCCAGTGCGACAGCCTGTTGATCGGCGACAAATGCGGGGCGCATACCGTACCCTATATCGAGGCGAAGAACTCTTCGGCTCAGTTCGAGCATGAGGCGACAACCTCGAAAATCTCGGAAGACCAGCTGTTCTACTGCCTGCAACGCGGCATTCCCCAGGAAGCCGCCATCGCCCTGATCGTCAATGGTTTCGTGCGCGAAGTCATCCAGGAATTGCCGATGGAATTTGCGGTTGAAGCGCAGAAGCTGATCGGGATTTCACTTGAGGGTAGCGTGGGGTGA
- the sufC gene encoding Fe-S cluster assembly ATPase SufC, translating to MLEIRNLHARIAEDGTEIIRGLNLTVKAGEVAAIMGPNGSGKSTLSYILSGRSDYEVTEGEILYNGESILELDPAERAAKGIFLAFQYPVEIPGVATMQFLKVAMNEQRKARGEAELTTPDFIRRVKEAAGELKINPDMLKRPLNVGFSGGEKKRAEILQMALLAPQLCILDETDSGLDIDALKIVADGVNALKSPDRATIVITHYQRLLDYIVPDTVHVLYKGQIIKTGDKSLALDLEANGYADIIGEAA from the coding sequence ATGCTTGAAATCAGAAACCTTCACGCCCGGATCGCGGAAGACGGCACGGAGATCATTCGTGGCCTCAACCTGACGGTCAAGGCTGGCGAAGTGGCGGCGATCATGGGGCCGAATGGCTCGGGTAAATCGACGCTGTCCTACATCCTTTCGGGCCGCTCGGACTATGAAGTCACCGAGGGCGAGATCCTCTATAATGGCGAGAGCATTCTGGAGCTTGACCCGGCGGAACGCGCTGCCAAGGGCATTTTCCTGGCCTTCCAATACCCGGTCGAAATTCCGGGCGTTGCCACCATGCAGTTTTTGAAAGTGGCGATGAACGAGCAGCGCAAAGCGCGCGGTGAGGCTGAACTGACGACGCCCGATTTCATCCGACGGGTGAAGGAAGCGGCTGGCGAGTTGAAGATTAACCCCGACATGCTGAAGCGTCCGCTGAATGTCGGCTTCTCCGGTGGTGAGAAAAAGCGCGCGGAAATCCTGCAAATGGCGCTGCTGGCGCCGCAACTGTGCATTCTGGATGAAACCGATAGCGGCCTCGACATCGACGCGCTGAAGATCGTCGCTGATGGCGTAAATGCATTGAAGTCGCCGGATCGTGCCACCATCGTCATCACCCATTATCAGCGCCTGCTGGACTACATCGTGCCAGATACGGTCCATGTTCTCTACAAGGGCCAGATCATCAAGACCGGCGATAAGAGCCTGGCGCTCGATCTGGAAGCCAATGGCTATGCTGACATCATCGGCGAAGCGGCCTGA
- the sufD gene encoding Fe-S cluster assembly protein SufD, producing the protein MNIQAANRSTAAEAALVEAYTAQLGDLPGDGAVLGARDILFDDLKRAGLPTRRVEAWHYTDLKTLLRAIPDAATLTPSKAVAPLVEAARIFELRQGLSRDVSAPDGVKVHAYSESLLDGTAAADLVAFSKDDTIGRINGSFVRDGYRLSVEDNVEVDRLIELQAYQGGGQSHSRFVASFGSGSKATVIERHRNSGETAGLISSVSDLDLGEGAEVTWIIVQTQGLADTHLGQIKVVLGTNAKLKLFVINAGGKLVRQEIHVRTAGEGSDFTLRAVNLLGGESHTDVTMTLGHDVPNTTSTEVIRNVVFDRARGVFQGQIRVAPDAQKTDARMACNTLLMSDDAEYSVKPELEIFADDVQCAHGATVADIDHNHLYYLMARGIPQKVARGLLIKAFVTELVEELEDEELVEALEGVISDWLETHG; encoded by the coding sequence ATGAACATTCAAGCTGCCAATCGGTCCACAGCGGCCGAGGCTGCGCTGGTCGAAGCCTATACGGCCCAACTCGGTGATTTGCCGGGCGATGGGGCCGTGCTGGGCGCGCGGGATATCCTGTTTGATGACCTGAAGCGGGCTGGCCTGCCAACGCGTCGCGTTGAAGCCTGGCATTATACGGATCTTAAAACCCTGCTACGGGCCATCCCCGACGCTGCAACGCTAACGCCTTCGAAGGCTGTGGCACCGCTGGTGGAGGCGGCTCGTATCTTTGAACTGCGCCAGGGCCTGAGCCGCGACGTTTCTGCGCCAGATGGCGTGAAGGTCCATGCCTATAGCGAAAGCCTGCTGGATGGAACGGCGGCGGCGGATCTGGTTGCCTTCTCCAAGGACGATACTATCGGCCGGATCAATGGCAGTTTCGTGCGTGACGGCTATCGGCTGAGCGTCGAGGACAATGTCGAGGTCGACAGGCTGATCGAGTTGCAGGCCTATCAGGGTGGCGGTCAGAGCCATTCTCGGTTCGTGGCAAGCTTCGGCTCTGGCTCAAAGGCAACGGTGATCGAGCGCCATCGCAATTCCGGCGAAACCGCTGGCCTGATCTCCAGCGTCAGCGACCTGGACTTGGGCGAGGGTGCCGAAGTGACGTGGATCATCGTGCAGACCCAAGGTCTTGCCGATACCCATCTGGGCCAGATCAAGGTCGTGCTGGGGACCAATGCCAAGCTGAAGCTATTTGTGATCAACGCTGGCGGCAAGCTGGTGCGCCAGGAAATCCATGTCAGAACGGCAGGCGAGGGCTCCGATTTCACGCTCCGCGCTGTCAACCTTCTGGGTGGCGAAAGCCATACCGATGTCACCATGACGCTTGGTCATGACGTGCCGAACACCACCTCGACGGAAGTGATCCGCAATGTGGTGTTCGACCGGGCGCGTGGCGTCTTCCAGGGCCAGATCCGGGTTGCTCCCGACGCCCAGAAGACCGATGCACGCATGGCCTGCAACACGCTGTTGATGTCTGACGATGCCGAATATTCGGTCAAGCCGGAACTGGAAATCTTTGCCGATGACGTGCAATGCGCCCATGGTGCAACGGTTGCCGATATCGACCACAACCACCTCTATTACCTGATGGCGCGCGGCATCCCGCAAAAAGTCGCCCGTGGGCTGCTGATCAAGGCTTTCGTCACCGAATTGGTGGAAGAACTGGAAGATGAGGAACTGGTCGAGGCCCTGGAAGGGGTGATCTCCGACTGGCTGGAGACCCATGGCTGA
- a CDS encoding VOC family protein, with amino-acid sequence MADLPVNLDHAVIHVSDWERARDFYTKVIGAEAVATAAGGYVFRLGAQQLNVHGPGAIGTPVARIPVAPGNSDLCFRWRGKISDAKAHLEAQGIAIELGPVRRFGAMGEGTSLYFRDPDGSLMEFISYDA; translated from the coding sequence ATGGCTGATCTCCCCGTCAATCTCGATCACGCCGTGATCCATGTTTCCGATTGGGAACGGGCGCGCGATTTCTACACGAAAGTGATCGGGGCTGAAGCGGTCGCCACGGCAGCCGGAGGATATGTTTTTCGGCTTGGTGCACAGCAGTTGAATGTTCATGGCCCCGGCGCAATCGGCACGCCGGTGGCCCGCATTCCTGTCGCTCCGGGAAACAGCGATCTTTGCTTCCGCTGGCGTGGAAAGATCAGCGATGCCAAGGCCCATCTCGAGGCCCAGGGGATTGCAATCGAACTGGGACCCGTTCGTCGTTTCGGCGCTATGGGCGAGGGAACAAGCCTCTATTTTCGCGATCCGGATGGTTCGCTCATGGAGTTTATCAGCTATGACGCTTAA